One segment of Bacteroidales bacterium DNA contains the following:
- a CDS encoding LptE family protein produces the protein MRCSVSHITSFLLIILSGMLGSSCFSLKYDTKGGGQIPGKTFSVQFVENQARLVEPGLSQDVTNSLKDYLRNNTNLIMVNNTGDNDFEAVITGYEPSTPSTVVAGDQAAQNKFTITIKVRYTCNVNPDLDFEASFSRYKLYNVSGSGFESVKSELTKEIMDELLDDIYKRAFVNW, from the coding sequence ATGCGTTGCAGCGTTTCACACATCACATCTTTTCTGCTGATCATCCTTTCCGGAATGCTGGGCAGTTCATGTTTCAGTCTGAAATACGATACAAAAGGAGGAGGACAGATCCCCGGCAAAACTTTCTCAGTGCAGTTTGTAGAGAACCAGGCGCGTCTGGTGGAACCGGGACTGAGCCAGGATGTAACCAATTCATTAAAGGATTACCTCAGAAATAACACTAACCTGATCATGGTAAATAATACCGGAGATAATGATTTTGAAGCCGTTATCACCGGTTACGAGCCAAGCACTCCTTCAACCGTTGTTGCCGGCGATCAGGCTGCTCAAAACAAATTCACCATTACCATAAAGGTCAGATATACATGCAATGTAAATCCCGACCTTGATTTTGAAGCCAGCTTTTCGAGATATAAACTTTACAATGTTTCAGGATCAGGTTTTGAAAGTGTAAAGTCTGAGCTGACAAAAGAAATAATGGATGAATTGTTGGATGACATCTATAAAAGGGCATTTGTAAACTGGTAA
- a CDS encoding sigma-54 dependent transcriptional regulator, protein MERPDLFKIKQRFGIIGNSPSLNRAIDIAVQVAPTDLSVLITGESGVGKEVMPQIIHQYSSRKHGTYIAVNCGAIPEGTIDSELFGHEKGSFTGAYESRKGYFEEANGGTIFLDEVAELPLSTQVRLLRVLETGEFIRVGSSKVIKTNVRVIAATNVDVQSAIQQGRFREDLFYRLSSVPIEIPPLRNRKEDITLLFRKFAVDFAERNRMPPISLTEDAVDMLSNYRWPGNIRQLKNIAEQISVIEEKRLITSDVLNRYLPDYSDSKLPAIFDSVDRKTFATEREILYKILFDMRNDMNDLKKLVHENIVKGPDQETAAHMIPKYVHDVEPIIPEEKQSRRFDMPREIHDIQDTQEIIEESLSLADKEIELIRKALERHGGKRKYAAAELGISERTLYRKIKEYNIE, encoded by the coding sequence ATGGAAAGACCTGATTTATTTAAAATTAAACAACGTTTCGGAATCATTGGAAATTCACCATCTCTTAACCGGGCAATCGACATTGCCGTGCAGGTTGCACCAACCGATCTATCGGTTCTGATTACAGGGGAAAGCGGTGTAGGGAAAGAGGTAATGCCCCAGATCATTCACCAATACAGTTCGAGAAAGCATGGGACCTATATAGCCGTGAATTGCGGCGCCATTCCCGAAGGAACAATTGATTCGGAATTATTCGGCCATGAAAAAGGATCTTTTACCGGCGCTTATGAAAGCAGGAAAGGATACTTCGAAGAAGCCAACGGGGGAACCATTTTTCTTGACGAAGTGGCCGAGCTGCCGCTTTCTACACAGGTAAGGCTTCTGCGAGTTCTTGAAACCGGTGAGTTCATTCGGGTAGGATCATCCAAAGTGATTAAAACAAACGTAAGGGTTATCGCAGCCACCAATGTGGATGTACAGTCCGCTATCCAGCAGGGCCGCTTCCGTGAGGATCTTTTCTACAGGCTGAGCTCAGTTCCCATTGAGATTCCTCCTCTCAGAAACCGTAAGGAAGACATAACCCTGCTGTTCCGTAAATTTGCAGTAGATTTTGCCGAAAGAAACCGTATGCCGCCGATTTCACTTACCGAAGATGCAGTTGATATGCTTTCGAACTATCGCTGGCCAGGCAATATACGGCAGCTTAAAAATATAGCCGAACAGATTTCCGTTATTGAGGAAAAGAGGCTTATCACATCCGACGTACTGAACCGGTATCTGCCCGACTATTCCGATTCGAAACTGCCTGCTATTTTTGACAGTGTGGATCGCAAGACATTTGCAACAGAGAGGGAGATCCTGTATAAGATCCTTTTCGATATGCGCAATGACATGAACGATCTTAAGAAACTGGTGCATGAAAATATTGTAAAAGGTCCCGACCAGGAAACTGCCGCTCATATGATACCCAAGTACGTTCATGATGTGGAGCCTATTATTCCTGAGGAAAAGCAGAGCAGGAGATTTGATATGCCCCGTGAAATTCACGATATACAAGATACACAGGAGATCATTGAGGAATCATTATCGCTTGCTGATAAAGAGATTGAATTGATACGGAAAGCTCTTGAACGTCACGGGGGCAAACGAAAATATGCTGCCGCTGAACTTGGAATATCAGAAAGAACACTTTACCGGAAAATAAAGGAATATAACATCGAATAA
- the kdsB gene encoding 3-deoxy-manno-octulosonate cytidylyltransferase, producing MATDLKYIGIIPARYASSRFPGKPLADIKGKSMIRRVYEQASKALEAVFVATDDQRIFDAVKAFGGRVVMTSPEHKSGTDRCTEAVVKAEIETGIHYDVVLNVQGDEPFIAPEQLELVKSCFVEPDTQIATLVKKITDESVLFDPNRPKVVVNAANEAIYFSRSTIPYVRNYESQNWLKHHTYYMHIGLYAFRRDVLPQITSLPQSPLELAESLEQLRWIENRYRIAVRVTEHESFGVDTPEDLKKLNV from the coding sequence ATGGCAACTGACTTGAAATACATCGGGATCATTCCCGCGCGTTATGCATCCAGCCGCTTTCCCGGTAAGCCGCTGGCCGACATTAAAGGTAAATCAATGATCCGGAGGGTCTATGAACAGGCTTCAAAAGCACTGGAGGCTGTATTCGTAGCCACCGATGACCAGCGTATTTTCGATGCCGTAAAGGCTTTCGGGGGCAGGGTAGTGATGACATCACCTGAACATAAAAGCGGAACTGACAGGTGCACCGAAGCTGTGGTCAAAGCTGAAATTGAAACAGGAATTCATTATGATGTGGTGCTCAACGTGCAGGGCGATGAGCCATTTATTGCACCGGAACAACTTGAATTAGTGAAATCCTGTTTCGTTGAGCCGGATACCCAGATTGCCACGCTGGTTAAAAAAATTACTGATGAATCGGTACTTTTCGATCCTAACCGGCCGAAGGTGGTTGTCAATGCTGCAAATGAAGCTATTTATTTCAGCCGTTCCACCATTCCCTATGTCCGGAATTATGAATCGCAGAACTGGCTGAAGCACCATACCTATTATATGCATATCGGGCTGTATGCCTTCAGGCGTGATGTGTTGCCACAGATCACCTCGCTCCCGCAATCTCCGCTCGAACTGGCCGAATCACTTGAGCAGCTCCGGTGGATTGAAAACCGTTACCGCATTGCGGTAAGAGTTACGGAACATGAGAGCTTCGGTGTTGACACGCCGGAAGACCTTAAGAAGTTAAATGTTTGA
- a CDS encoding cellulase family glycosylhydrolase, giving the protein MKNFRLTIIVVSFVLSLWGCKPQPVSEIKERPVWSKQQAAEWYIQQGWMRGCNFIPSTAINQLEMWQAETFDTATINKELGWAHHIGLNTMRVFLHHVAWQVDSAGLKKRIGTYLTIAENNGIRTIFVLFDDCWNPTYAAGKQPDPKPGVHNSGWIRDPGDLLYQDTALFVVLEHYEKDILHSFAGDNRIVMWDLYNEPGNSGYGNKSLNLLQKAFKWARQVNPSQPVTSGVWNITLQDLNKYQLENSDVITYHDYKTDTIHRKTIDSLRLYGRPLICTEYMARKHNSRFDNIMPMLKDENIGAINWGLVAGKTNTMYAWDEPMPDGSEPKLWFHEIFRKDGTPYKQEEVNLIMELTGVEVPVEAK; this is encoded by the coding sequence ATGAAAAATTTCAGGTTAACAATTATCGTAGTAAGTTTTGTTTTGTCTCTGTGGGGATGCAAACCACAGCCGGTATCAGAAATTAAGGAACGTCCGGTATGGTCAAAACAACAGGCGGCAGAATGGTATATTCAGCAAGGGTGGATGAGAGGATGCAACTTTATTCCCAGCACAGCTATCAACCAGCTCGAAATGTGGCAGGCTGAAACATTTGATACCGCCACAATCAATAAAGAACTGGGATGGGCTCATCATATCGGTCTGAACACCATGCGCGTCTTTCTTCATCATGTGGCATGGCAGGTTGATTCAGCCGGATTAAAGAAGCGAATTGGCACTTACCTCACCATTGCGGAAAATAATGGGATCAGAACAATCTTTGTATTGTTTGATGACTGCTGGAATCCGACATATGCGGCAGGTAAACAGCCGGATCCCAAACCCGGAGTGCATAATTCAGGATGGATACGTGATCCCGGAGACCTGCTTTACCAGGATACAGCATTGTTTGTTGTACTTGAGCATTACGAAAAAGACATTCTGCATAGTTTTGCCGGTGATAACCGTATTGTCATGTGGGATTTATACAACGAACCCGGGAATTCTGGATATGGCAACAAGTCATTGAATCTTCTGCAAAAGGCCTTCAAATGGGCACGTCAGGTAAATCCTTCACAGCCCGTTACATCGGGGGTTTGGAATATTACATTGCAGGATTTAAATAAATACCAGCTTGAGAACTCAGATGTCATCACATACCATGACTATAAAACAGATACCATACACAGGAAGACAATCGATTCGCTCAGGCTTTACGGCAGACCCCTTATCTGTACCGAATATATGGCGCGGAAACATAACAGCCGTTTCGATAATATAATGCCCATGCTGAAAGATGAAAATATCGGGGCTATTAACTGGGGGCTGGTAGCAGGTAAGACAAACACAATGTATGCCTGGGATGAGCCTATGCCTGATGGTTCCGAACCAAAATTGTGGTTTCATGAAATATTCCGAAAAGACGGAACCCCGTATAAGCAGGAAGAGGTGAATCTGATTATGGAACTAACCGGTGTGGAAGTTCCTGTGGAGGCCAAATAA
- a CDS encoding glycosyltransferase N-terminal domain-containing protein: MTLLYTLIIHLFYAFLWPVSFFRPKLRLWMKGRKDWQSKLKQWQPGDNPVFWIHAASLGEFEQGIPVIEAIKAEIPQARILLSFFSPSGYEIRKNYPKADMVCYMPLDTAYNAREFVRIVNPRAVFFIKYEFWYFHLRELYRSGIPVYLVSAKFRKNQVFFRRFAVWFRKELGFFNHFFVQDASSEKLLLRIGFQNVTITGDTRFDRVIANAAKTTDIEKAKLFSKGSACLVAGSTWPPDEALLSAYMNEAPQRMKLIIAPHEIDAGHINRLIKLFPVEPVLFSEADEARLSESRVLIIDNIGMLSSLYRYGQIAYIGGGFGKGIHNILEAAVFGLPVIFGPNFNKFREAIELIAAGGAFSTGTYEELKSVLNNLLESHSNLDLASSRASDYVYANSGATKKIVSYLKKNV, from the coding sequence ATGACCCTGCTTTATACATTAATAATACACCTGTTTTACGCGTTTTTATGGCCGGTTTCATTTTTCAGGCCGAAGCTCAGGTTATGGATGAAAGGAAGGAAAGATTGGCAGTCAAAACTTAAACAATGGCAACCCGGCGACAACCCGGTCTTTTGGATTCATGCCGCTTCACTAGGTGAGTTTGAGCAGGGAATTCCGGTAATTGAAGCCATTAAAGCTGAAATACCTCAGGCGCGTATCCTGTTATCCTTTTTCTCGCCTTCGGGTTATGAAATCAGGAAGAATTACCCGAAAGCCGATATGGTTTGTTATATGCCGCTTGACACGGCCTACAACGCACGTGAATTTGTAAGGATTGTAAATCCCCGGGCTGTTTTCTTTATAAAATACGAGTTCTGGTATTTTCACCTGAGGGAATTGTACAGGTCAGGCATTCCGGTTTACCTGGTTTCAGCCAAATTCAGGAAAAACCAGGTTTTTTTCAGGAGGTTTGCTGTCTGGTTCAGGAAGGAACTCGGGTTTTTCAATCATTTCTTTGTACAGGATGCTTCTTCGGAAAAGCTCCTTCTCCGGATCGGTTTTCAGAATGTTACAATCACCGGAGATACGCGGTTTGACAGGGTGATCGCCAATGCTGCAAAAACAACCGATATTGAAAAAGCAAAACTTTTCAGTAAAGGATCCGCGTGTTTGGTGGCCGGAAGCACCTGGCCTCCGGATGAGGCGTTGCTCTCGGCCTATATGAATGAAGCCCCGCAACGTATGAAATTGATTATAGCTCCTCATGAAATTGATGCCGGCCATATCAACCGGCTAATTAAACTATTTCCTGTTGAGCCGGTGTTATTTTCAGAAGCTGACGAAGCTAGGCTTTCAGAAAGCAGGGTTCTTATAATCGACAACATCGGCATGCTTTCATCCCTATACCGGTATGGACAAATCGCTTACATTGGCGGCGGATTCGGAAAGGGAATTCATAACATCCTGGAGGCGGCCGTATTCGGACTTCCCGTGATATTCGGTCCCAACTTCAATAAATTCAGGGAAGCAATTGAATTAATAGCTGCCGGTGGTGCGTTTTCCACCGGCACCTATGAAGAACTTAAGTCGGTACTCAACAATCTCCTCGAATCTCATTCAAACCTTGACCTGGCATCATCAAGGGCAAGTGATTATGTGTACGCCAATTCGGGGGCTACGAAAAAAATCGTGAGTTACCTGAAGAAAAATGTTTGA
- a CDS encoding superoxide dismutase, whose amino-acid sequence MAFELQPLGYDFAALEPHIDARTMEIHYTKHHQAYVNNLNNAVSGSEWENKSIEEILANVSKLAPAVRNNGGGHYNHTFFWKLLKVNSGSGPSGALLDAINGSFGSVDKFKELFTNAAMTRFGSGWAWLVKTGNELKVTSTPNQDNPLMDLAEVKGTPLLGVDVWEHAYYLKYQNRRNEYLAAFWNVVNWEEVSRKLK is encoded by the coding sequence ATGGCTTTTGAATTACAACCTCTTGGATATGATTTTGCAGCTCTCGAGCCGCATATTGATGCCCGTACCATGGAGATTCACTACACCAAACATCACCAGGCTTATGTAAATAACCTTAACAATGCAGTTTCAGGAAGCGAATGGGAGAATAAAAGCATTGAGGAAATTTTAGCCAATGTTTCGAAACTGGCCCCTGCTGTGCGGAATAATGGCGGAGGACACTACAATCATACTTTTTTCTGGAAATTGCTTAAGGTTAATTCAGGGTCAGGTCCCTCGGGAGCTCTCCTGGATGCCATCAACGGGAGCTTCGGATCGGTTGATAAATTCAAGGAGCTATTCACCAATGCAGCCATGACGAGATTCGGATCGGGCTGGGCATGGCTTGTGAAAACAGGGAATGAACTTAAGGTTACTTCAACGCCTAACCAGGACAATCCTCTGATGGATCTTGCCGAGGTTAAGGGAACCCCTCTTCTCGGAGTTGATGTGTGGGAGCATGCCTATTACCTGAAATACCAGAACCGCAGGAATGAATATTTAGCTGCTTTCTGGAATGTTGTGAATTGGGAAGAAGTAAGTAGGAAACTTAAATAA
- a CDS encoding superoxide dismutase, producing the protein MPFKLPELLYAPDALMPVISKQTIEFHYGKHHQAYVNNLNNLVTGTPFENASLETIIKEAEGGIFNNGAQVWNHTFYFESFSPSGPREPIGHLASAIDATFGSFASFKEQFAKSAATLFGSGWAWLVKDKDGKLRIVQESNAGNPLRNGMTPILTCDVWEHAYYLDYQNRRPDYVQSFWNILNWEAIGKRF; encoded by the coding sequence ATGCCATTTAAACTGCCAGAACTGCTGTATGCGCCGGATGCGCTGATGCCTGTTATTTCGAAGCAAACCATCGAATTCCACTATGGGAAACACCATCAGGCTTATGTAAATAACCTGAATAACCTGGTTACAGGAACCCCGTTTGAAAACGCTTCGCTTGAAACCATTATTAAGGAGGCGGAAGGCGGAATCTTCAACAACGGCGCACAGGTATGGAATCACACTTTTTATTTCGAATCCTTTTCACCATCCGGACCCCGTGAACCGATCGGGCACCTGGCCAGTGCCATTGACGCCACATTCGGTTCATTTGCCTCATTTAAGGAACAATTTGCCAAATCGGCTGCCACATTGTTTGGCTCCGGATGGGCATGGCTTGTAAAGGACAAGGACGGAAAACTCCGGATTGTTCAGGAATCCAATGCCGGCAATCCTTTACGTAATGGCATGACGCCGATTCTGACATGCGATGTATGGGAACATGCTTATTATCTTGATTATCAGAACCGGAGACCCGACTATGTCCAGTCCTTCTGGAATATTCTGAACTGGGAGGCTATAGGAAAACGATTCTGA
- a CDS encoding patatin-like phospholipase family protein, whose translation MPRLFTIIFACIIFLFPFSIIHSQQVKNQRPKIGLVLSGGGAKGLAHIGVLKVLEEAGIVPDYITGTSMGSIVGGLYSIGYTAEDLSTLNKSVDWNILLSDDVPLQNVALDEKREYRRSFVELPIRGKKVMLPSGMLEGQNLALLLSGLTWRTAGIESFDRFPFPYRCVGTEIINGEIVDFRDGDLAAAMRASMAIPSVFSPVVFDSTRVIVDGGVMRNFPVQEAIDMGADIIIGVYTGFMDHITSGELSSLDKILSRSAAVYGIADSREQAKKVDILITPDLSGYTSADFTRGIEIEKAGEMAAREKITQLRALADSLNNLGLRKKPAPLPEIDSIFITRVSVNNLQYYDQSLAYGKINVNRNSWLTKEKLQTGIERLFGTQYFDKLTYSFEKEGKGYILKMNAHEKPPASIKVSVHYDNFYGAGLVVNYTRSNLLISGTRLTAVADFSEFPQARLNYRKYTGAKMNGLAGFEIYYESNLIPGYIQGKEIGYLKQYHFTSSLSIKRVIDLNQQLGTGLLFETSGVYPSKSMQTLYPADFNYRRNGFTGFGLEGTYGLNTLNDLMYPFVGSVINISLKGILKPFTDVRYLENAEQNQEKLNSFAKLYMSFEGFKPLGPKLCLNSAFSTGLSTNQFVVSDNYYLGGYKNNLRRNHIPFVGYNLAEVIAPDFFLVKVGFNYRLYRNFQLEAMINGMTMGQTFNDLIESTFVLKSENTFLGYGSGITYNTMLGPFSVFFAVNNKEPNLTWYLNFGFTF comes from the coding sequence ATGCCGAGGTTATTTACAATCATTTTTGCCTGCATAATTTTCCTTTTCCCTTTTTCTATAATCCATTCACAGCAGGTTAAAAACCAGAGACCCAAAATAGGACTTGTTCTCAGCGGCGGCGGAGCTAAAGGTCTTGCCCATATAGGGGTTCTGAAAGTACTCGAGGAAGCCGGAATTGTGCCTGATTATATAACAGGCACCAGCATGGGAAGCATTGTTGGTGGATTATATTCTATCGGCTATACGGCAGAAGATCTTTCAACATTAAATAAAAGTGTCGACTGGAACATCCTTCTCTCCGATGATGTGCCCCTGCAAAACGTTGCCCTTGACGAAAAGAGAGAATACAGGCGGTCGTTTGTGGAACTCCCCATCCGGGGGAAAAAGGTTATGCTGCCATCGGGAATGCTCGAGGGACAAAACCTTGCCCTGCTGTTGTCCGGACTCACCTGGCGAACTGCAGGTATTGAATCTTTCGACCGGTTTCCTTTTCCCTACCGATGTGTGGGAACTGAAATCATAAACGGTGAAATTGTTGATTTCAGGGATGGCGACCTGGCAGCGGCGATGCGGGCCAGCATGGCCATACCCAGCGTTTTTTCACCGGTTGTTTTCGACAGCACAAGGGTAATTGTGGATGGAGGCGTGATGCGCAATTTTCCGGTACAGGAAGCCATTGACATGGGAGCCGATATCATCATCGGCGTTTACACCGGATTTATGGATCACATTACTTCAGGTGAACTCAGTTCATTGGATAAGATCCTTAGCCGTTCAGCCGCTGTTTATGGCATTGCCGATTCAAGGGAACAGGCTAAGAAAGTGGATATCCTTATTACGCCTGATTTGTCCGGTTATACGTCTGCTGATTTTACCCGGGGTATTGAAATTGAAAAGGCCGGTGAGATGGCAGCCCGTGAAAAAATTACTCAGCTCAGGGCATTGGCTGACAGTTTAAACAATCTGGGCTTAAGAAAAAAGCCGGCTCCGCTTCCTGAAATCGACAGCATTTTTATTACCCGCGTTTCGGTGAATAACCTGCAGTATTATGACCAGAGCCTGGCTTATGGTAAAATCAATGTCAACCGCAATTCATGGCTGACAAAAGAAAAACTTCAAACCGGCATTGAAAGGCTTTTCGGAACACAATATTTTGATAAGCTCACCTACTCCTTTGAAAAGGAGGGTAAGGGCTATATCCTCAAAATGAATGCTCATGAAAAGCCGCCAGCTTCAATTAAGGTTTCCGTTCATTATGATAATTTCTATGGAGCCGGACTGGTTGTTAATTACACAAGAAGTAACCTGCTGATATCTGGTACAAGATTGACGGCGGTGGCTGATTTCAGCGAATTCCCGCAGGCAAGGCTGAATTACAGAAAGTACACAGGTGCAAAAATGAACGGGCTGGCTGGCTTTGAGATTTATTATGAATCAAACCTGATACCCGGTTATATCCAGGGTAAGGAAATCGGGTACCTGAAACAATACCATTTCACATCCTCGCTTTCAATAAAAAGGGTAATTGACCTGAACCAGCAACTGGGCACAGGGCTGTTGTTTGAAACATCAGGTGTTTATCCGAGCAAATCGATGCAAACCCTGTACCCTGCAGATTTTAATTACAGGCGTAACGGATTTACCGGATTCGGACTGGAAGGCACCTACGGATTAAATACACTCAATGATCTTATGTATCCCTTTGTAGGAAGCGTGATCAATATTAGTCTCAAGGGCATTTTAAAACCTTTTACCGATGTCAGGTATCTTGAAAATGCAGAGCAAAACCAGGAAAAACTGAATTCATTCGCCAAACTGTATATGAGTTTTGAGGGATTCAAACCTCTGGGCCCTAAATTGTGTTTGAACTCTGCCTTTTCAACAGGGTTAAGCACGAACCAGTTTGTTGTTTCCGATAATTACTACCTGGGCGGTTATAAAAATAACCTCAGACGCAATCATATTCCGTTTGTTGGCTATAACCTGGCCGAAGTGATAGCTCCCGACTTTTTTCTTGTCAAAGTGGGCTTTAATTACAGGCTTTACCGGAATTTTCAGCTGGAGGCAATGATTAACGGTATGACAATGGGTCAGACATTTAATGACCTCATTGAATCAACATTTGTTTTGAAAAGTGAAAACACATTCCTGGGTTATGGAAGCGGCATAACCTATAATACAATGCTTGGGCCTTTCAGTGTTTTTTTCGCTGTAAACAATAAAGAACCCAATCTTACATGGTACCTGAACTTCGGATTTACCTTCTGA
- a CDS encoding PKD domain-containing protein — protein MIPDNVRPGKPLIAIFLFVFSLSFEVKGQYNFTIDDAEGCTPMKVKFSFQSTASADSVDTYYWDFGNGSTSLLADPDTVTYETEGTYDLTLILRFSSGSELWIVKPDSVIVHSSPVASFNYDNPSQTPYFVRLQQNGVTDTGSFYTFDWDIQDIGSRTGASVNVDFPRFDTFSVTLTVTDIYTCSASQTKIIPILEHVTVQNVFTPGGDDTENNYFIVQSAGDIPLRIKIYSRTGILVYEAEGPVIAWNGETASGDKLKTGVYFYTLEAITGDPNKVYTKSGFVHMYRKD, from the coding sequence ATGATACCTGACAACGTGCGACCTGGCAAGCCTCTTATAGCAATATTCCTCTTTGTTTTTTCATTATCCTTTGAGGTTAAGGGTCAGTATAATTTTACTATTGACGATGCCGAAGGCTGTACACCCATGAAGGTAAAGTTCAGCTTTCAGAGCACGGCGTCTGCCGATTCAGTGGATACTTATTACTGGGATTTCGGAAACGGATCTACAAGCCTGTTGGCCGATCCCGATACAGTTACCTATGAAACCGAAGGAACATACGACCTCACATTGATTCTGAGATTTTCCAGCGGGTCGGAATTATGGATTGTTAAGCCCGATTCAGTGATCGTCCATAGTTCTCCCGTTGCATCATTTAATTATGATAATCCTTCGCAGACTCCGTATTTCGTGCGCCTTCAACAAAACGGGGTCACCGATACAGGAAGTTTTTATACATTTGACTGGGATATCCAGGATATCGGATCAAGGACGGGCGCTTCGGTGAATGTTGATTTTCCCCGATTTGACACGTTTTCTGTAACTCTTACCGTTACAGATATTTATACCTGTTCAGCTTCACAGACAAAAATTATACCCATTCTTGAACACGTCACAGTTCAAAATGTCTTTACGCCAGGAGGAGATGATACAGAAAACAATTACTTCATTGTTCAAAGCGCCGGCGATATACCGCTGAGAATTAAAATCTATAGCCGCACAGGTATCCTTGTATATGAAGCAGAAGGTCCTGTCATTGCGTGGAATGGAGAAACCGCGTCAGGTGACAAACTTAAAACCGGCGTATACTTTTACACATTGGAAGCCATTACAGGTGATCCAAACAAAGTGTATACAAAATCCGGATTTGTTCATATGTACAGAAAAGACTAG
- a CDS encoding thymidylate synthase has product MIQYLNLLQHVLDHGAEKSDRTGTGTYSVFGYQMRFDLKDGFPVLTTKKLHLRSIIYELLWFLRGETNVKYLHDNKVSIWDEWADAEGNLGHIYGYQWRSWPAYNGGSIDQVAAVINSIRNNPDSRRHIVSAWNVADIGNMALPPCHVLFQFYVADGRLSCQLYQRSADIFIGVPFNIASYALLMMMVAQVTGLVPGEFVHTLGDAHIYKNHVEQVKLQLSREPRPLPIMHINQDVKDINDFKFEDFTLSGYDPHPHIKGDIAV; this is encoded by the coding sequence ATGATACAATATCTTAACCTGCTGCAACACGTGCTTGATCATGGAGCTGAAAAAAGCGACCGGACAGGTACCGGAACCTACAGCGTTTTCGGTTACCAGATGCGTTTTGATCTGAAAGATGGTTTTCCCGTTCTTACAACTAAAAAGCTGCACCTTCGTTCCATTATCTACGAATTGCTCTGGTTTCTCAGGGGAGAAACCAATGTAAAATATCTTCATGATAACAAGGTCAGCATCTGGGATGAATGGGCTGATGCCGAAGGTAACCTGGGCCATATTTACGGATACCAGTGGCGCAGCTGGCCTGCTTACAACGGAGGATCCATTGACCAGGTAGCTGCAGTCATCAATAGTATCAGGAACAATCCTGATTCACGTAGACACATAGTTAGCGCATGGAATGTAGCCGACATCGGTAACATGGCCCTTCCGCCCTGTCATGTTTTGTTCCAGTTTTACGTGGCTGATGGCCGGCTTTCATGCCAGCTCTACCAACGAAGTGCTGATATTTTCATCGGGGTGCCTTTCAATATTGCATCTTATGCCCTGTTGATGATGATGGTGGCTCAAGTTACAGGACTTGTTCCCGGTGAATTCGTGCACACCCTGGGAGATGCGCACATCTATAAAAATCATGTAGAACAGGTAAAGCTTCAGCTGAGCCGTGAACCGCGCCCGCTGCCAATAATGCATATAAACCAGGATGTAAAAGACATCAATGATTTTAAATTCGAGGATTTCACCCTGTCAGGTTACGATCCTCATCCTCATATAAAAGGTGATATTGCAGTGTGA
- a CDS encoding dihydrofolate reductase, with protein sequence MKKHISIIVAIAEDFGIGKNNRLLAHIPGDLPRFRQITTGHTVIMGKNTFLSLPGGALKNRRNIVITDNRSDQFEGCIHVYSVDEAIQQCEDDAENFIIGGASIYRQFLPFADKLYLTLIHKKFDADTFFPEIRYDEWNEISREEQKGDEFDFEYVILERKN encoded by the coding sequence ATGAAAAAACACATCTCCATCATTGTTGCCATTGCCGAAGATTTTGGCATAGGAAAAAATAATCGTCTGCTGGCCCATATTCCGGGAGATCTTCCCCGCTTCAGGCAAATAACAACGGGGCATACCGTTATCATGGGTAAGAATACTTTTCTTTCACTACCGGGAGGTGCTCTGAAAAACAGGCGGAATATTGTTATCACCGATAACCGTTCCGATCAATTTGAGGGTTGTATTCATGTGTATTCCGTTGATGAAGCCATTCAGCAGTGCGAAGATGATGCTGAAAACTTCATTATTGGCGGAGCATCAATTTACAGGCAGTTTTTACCTTTTGCCGATAAGTTGTACCTGACGCTGATTCATAAAAAATTTGATGCGGATACCTTTTTTCCTGAAATCCGCTATGATGAATGGAATGAGATTTCACGCGAGGAACAAAAGGGTGACGAATTTGACTTCGAATACGTCATATTAGAGAGAAAAAATTAA